CATCCGATGAACCTCATGATATGATCGACGCAACACATCTCACGGGGGTCTTGACAGAATGTTAGCCGAAACATCATAAAAATATGACAATATCATAAAAGAAATGATAAGCTTGTCTTTATCTATGTGTTGTGTCTGTCATCAGaagaaaacaaagaagaaaGTAGGATAAGCTATTCTTTGGAAATGAGTAGTAGATCTGATCTATACATACAAGGACTCTCTTTACCGCAAGAAATCATAAATGAGATTCAGGATGAAGATGATTTAAGGAAGGTAATAGAAGATGATGAAGTTAAGTGATAGAAGactgatgatgattatgataACGTTGTTGGAGATAGTACATAACATTCAtaaagctataaaaactgaccAATGTACCCGTATCATTTGACGCTATTCAATTTTTGTAGTCCTCGTCAATTCTTTGCTGAAAACCAtggaaaaatgttcattttattttcatgaacaACAAATAAAGATTATTGgactattttattcaaaataagcaTACAAGATTATAATACGTAATTCTCTTCTTATTTTAGAGGTGCCAAGCCcttataacttttcatttcttcAGCGGTAAGATCAGCAAACTTGTTTATACCCATCTTAAAAGTCACTTCAccggattcatattttttattgtgagcTTCTATTTTCTCCACATTGTCTTTGAATATCTGGAATCTACGACCGTCTTCTTCATCAGAATAACTTTTATTATGAGTACTCTGGAAAGTAATACCTATTTTAATTCGTAATATTATAATCAGTGGATACTCAATCAATTACACattacagaaaattttaaaaaatataaatcaatttatattatatattttggtttatattttcTGCTTTTGTTAAAACAGTGGATTGAACTTCATTTAGCATACTACGAAGAACACAATATATGTATTTCAgttaaatacgagggttgtctgaaaagtttccgagcTCACTTTGAAGATGTCAacagttttttatgtaaaaaacaagAATGTAAACTCTTCTGCACTCGCGTAATTCTAGTGAAGTGTCGAGATACCGTGGATATTGATCTTCAACTTCTGTAGGCCTGCCTCATTCTATAGGCACGTAAGCTCGGTATTCATGAGCCAcatctgcctgtcgagtaggttttgcaaaaactgctctaggcgAGATCATGTAAGACAGTTCAAATGAGCATTTGCCGTAGTAGTGTCGGTTAAACACACTCAGGTCAGCGACCTCTCTtgtatg
The sequence above is drawn from the Diorhabda carinulata isolate Delta chromosome 6, icDioCari1.1, whole genome shotgun sequence genome and encodes:
- the LOC130895609 gene encoding protein CTLA-2-beta-like; translation: MSSVSVEDQWKDFKSTHNKSYSDEEDGRRFQIFKDNVEKIEAHNKKYESGEVTFKMGINKFADLTAEEMKSYKGLAPLK